A section of the Harmonia axyridis chromosome 2, icHarAxyr1.1, whole genome shotgun sequence genome encodes:
- the LOC123674022 gene encoding prefoldin subunit 1: protein MSKVDLELKKAFTELQEKQIETSQKLRLADIQIENLKKNKQHALFTESQISSLDANTKTYESVGRMFVATPVETIKNNLQKKQSFAEEKIKILENNKVYLENSLKEATNSLRELVNQKKC, encoded by the exons ATGTCGAAGGTTGATTTGGAACTTAAAAag GCATTCACTGAACTTCAGGAGAAGCAAATTGAAACTAGTCAAAAGCTGAGATTGGCAGATATCCAAATAGAAAACTTAAAGAAGAATAAACAGCATGCTTTATTCACTGAAAG TCAAATTTCTTCATTAGATGCAAATACCAAAACATATGAATCTGTAGGAAGGATGTTTGTCGCTACCCCAGTTGaaactataaaaaataatttgcagaaaaaacaaagtttcgctgaagaaaaaattaaaattctggaaaataataaagtttaccTTGAAAATAGTTTGAAAGAGGCAACTAACAGTTTGAGAGAATTAGTAAATCAAaagaaatgttga